The Pelotomaculum isophthalicicum JI genome has a window encoding:
- a CDS encoding TetR/AcrR family transcriptional regulator — translation MPKDTFYNLSDEKKKRIFDAAVQEFSTRRFSEASLNQIVKAAKIPWGSFYQYFNDKEDIYLYMLEEIGKDKRKNVPYTEALDPDADVFETIIQKSKESLELGRVKPEYTKIGMLMEIDNSEFITKLRVASAEKYMKMIERDKERGLIKPEIDSELVMNMIFTFGLNEYFRSGLDENRYLKKLNDAIKIIKEGISMFKD, via the coding sequence GTGCCCAAAGACACTTTTTATAATTTGAGTGACGAGAAGAAAAAGAGAATATTTGACGCTGCCGTACAGGAATTTTCTACCCGGCGTTTCAGCGAAGCATCCCTTAACCAGATTGTGAAGGCCGCCAAAATACCTTGGGGAAGCTTTTATCAGTATTTTAATGACAAAGAGGACATCTACCTTTATATGCTCGAAGAAATTGGAAAGGATAAGCGGAAGAACGTCCCCTACACAGAAGCCTTGGATCCGGATGCGGACGTTTTTGAAACCATTATTCAAAAATCCAAAGAATCCCTTGAGCTGGGCAGAGTAAAACCGGAATATACCAAGATAGGCATGCTGATGGAGATAGATAACAGCGAATTCATTACAAAGCTCCGTGTAGCATCCGCCGAAAAGTATATGAAAATGATTGAGCGTGATAAAGAGCGTGGCCTCATCAAGCCGGAAATTGATTCCGAACTGGTTATGAATATGATTTTCACATTCGGTTTGAATGAGTATTTCCGGAGCGGGTTGGACGAGAATAGGTATTTAAAGAAACTCAACGATGCTATCAAAATAATCAAGGAAGGAATTTCTATGTTTAAGGATTGA
- the glnA gene encoding type I glutamate--ammonia ligase, which translates to MKTPQDVLAYIKDKDVKMVDVKFIDLPGLWQHFSVPVSEFDENAFAEGFGFDGSSIRGFRAIDQSDMNLIPDPTTAVMDPFSKVPTLSIICDIIDPVTGEKYNRDPRNIAKKAEAYLRASGIADESYWGPEAEFFVFDSIRFDQNQHSGYYFIDSVEGIWNSGREENPNLGYKPRYKEGYFPVPPTDSQQDMRNDMVMTMLEAGLNIECQHHEVATAGQAEIDIKYNKLVKMADDLMMFKYIVKNVARKHGKTATFMPKPLFQDNGTGMHVHMSLWKDGIPLFFDEKGYAKLSQTALYFIGGLLKHAHALTGITNPTTNSYKRLVPGYEAPVNLVYSMRNRSAAVRIPMYSNNPKTKRVEFRPPDPSCNPYLAFAALLMAGLDGIKNKIDPGQPMDKDIFELPPEEAKDIRSVPGSLDAALKALQNDHEFLLEGGVFDKDVLDAWIEYKLTREFDAIRLRPHPYEFMLYYDL; encoded by the coding sequence ATGAAAACACCCCAGGACGTCCTTGCTTATATCAAGGATAAAGATGTAAAAATGGTTGATGTGAAGTTCATCGACCTGCCTGGTCTTTGGCAGCATTTTTCGGTTCCTGTTTCCGAATTTGACGAGAATGCTTTTGCTGAAGGTTTTGGCTTTGACGGTTCCAGCATACGCGGTTTCAGGGCTATTGATCAAAGTGATATGAACCTGATTCCCGACCCGACAACGGCTGTTATGGATCCATTCAGCAAAGTACCCACCCTCAGCATTATTTGTGATATTATTGACCCGGTGACCGGCGAGAAATACAACCGCGACCCCCGCAACATTGCCAAAAAAGCTGAAGCGTACTTAAGAGCCAGCGGGATTGCTGACGAAAGCTACTGGGGACCTGAAGCGGAGTTCTTTGTTTTTGACTCGATCAGGTTTGACCAGAACCAGCATTCAGGCTACTACTTTATTGATTCCGTGGAAGGCATATGGAACTCGGGACGTGAGGAAAATCCCAACCTTGGTTATAAGCCGCGCTATAAAGAAGGATATTTCCCGGTTCCCCCCACTGATTCCCAGCAGGACATGCGTAACGATATGGTTATGACCATGCTGGAAGCCGGGCTAAATATCGAGTGCCAGCACCACGAAGTGGCTACCGCGGGCCAGGCCGAAATCGATATAAAATATAATAAGCTTGTCAAAATGGCCGACGATCTGATGATGTTTAAATACATTGTGAAGAATGTCGCCAGAAAGCATGGTAAAACCGCGACCTTTATGCCGAAACCGCTATTCCAGGACAACGGTACCGGCATGCACGTCCACATGAGCCTGTGGAAAGACGGAATTCCCCTGTTCTTTGACGAAAAAGGATACGCCAAGTTAAGCCAAACCGCGCTATACTTTATCGGCGGCTTGTTGAAGCACGCCCACGCGCTCACCGGTATTACCAATCCGACCACCAACTCTTACAAGCGGCTGGTGCCGGGCTACGAAGCGCCGGTGAACCTGGTTTACTCCATGAGGAACAGGAGTGCGGCGGTACGTATCCCCATGTACTCCAACAACCCCAAAACCAAACGGGTTGAGTTCCGCCCGCCCGACCCCTCCTGCAATCCATACCTGGCTTTTGCCGCCTTGTTGATGGCGGGTCTTGACGGGATTAAGAATAAAATCGATCCGGGCCAACCGATGGATAAAGACATTTTTGAGCTTCCGCCCGAAGAGGCCAAGGATATCCGTTCAGTCCCGGGTTCGCTCGACGCGGCATTGAAAGCGTTGCAGAATGACCACGAATTCCTGCTGGAAGGCGGAGTCTTTGATAAAGATGTGCTGGATGCCTGGATTGAATACAAACTAACTAGGGAATTTGACGCCATCAGGCTTAGACCGCATCCGTACGAGTTCATGCTTTATTACGATTTATAG